A single region of the Moorena sp. SIOASIH genome encodes:
- a CDS encoding asparaginase, with product MTRGKRTKTRALEVRLLREGIIESVHSAQAVVCDDRGRMLYVAGNPETSTFIRSALKPFQALAVTTTGTLERYNLTDRDLAIMCSSHHGTMEQVRQVFNILWRCDVDPSALQCPIPPGQESSLQHCCSGKHAGMLAVCQQRQWLLKSYLEYNHPVQMLILSQVAELLQMPEQELILAHDDCGAPTYFLQLRQMALLYALLSSGNNLAMERIVRAMISHPQMVSGDGGFDTELMRLSEGELVSKSGAQGVQCIGRVGQNMGLAIKVLDGGKSPKYAAAIALLKQMAWITPSVADTLESMFINLSKYKRLEVVGELSMP from the coding sequence ATGACCAGGGGAAAACGTACTAAAACACGAGCCTTAGAAGTCCGTTTACTACGGGAAGGCATTATCGAATCAGTTCATTCAGCTCAAGCGGTTGTGTGTGATGACCGGGGACGGATGTTATATGTTGCGGGTAACCCAGAAACCTCAACATTCATTCGCTCTGCACTCAAACCTTTCCAAGCCTTAGCGGTAACTACCACAGGTACCCTTGAGCGTTACAATCTCACCGACCGAGACTTGGCTATTATGTGTAGTTCCCATCACGGCACGATGGAGCAGGTAAGGCAGGTCTTTAATATTCTTTGGCGCTGTGATGTTGACCCATCAGCACTACAGTGTCCCATTCCCCCAGGCCAGGAAAGTTCACTGCAGCATTGCTGTTCCGGTAAACATGCTGGAATGTTGGCTGTTTGTCAACAAAGGCAGTGGCTACTCAAGAGCTATTTGGAGTATAATCATCCCGTGCAAATGTTAATCTTAAGCCAAGTAGCGGAGCTGCTACAGATGCCGGAGCAAGAGTTAATTCTCGCTCACGACGACTGTGGCGCTCCGACTTATTTTTTACAGCTACGGCAAATGGCTTTATTGTACGCTCTGCTCTCTTCTGGTAATAATCTGGCCATGGAGCGTATTGTCCGCGCCATGATCAGTCATCCCCAGATGGTGTCCGGGGATGGGGGATTTGATACAGAACTGATGCGATTATCCGAAGGAGAACTGGTCAGTAAATCGGGAGCACAAGGGGTTCAATGTATCGGTCGCGTTGGCCAGAATATGGGTCTAGCCATTAAAGTCCTCGATGGAGGCAAATCACCTAAGTATGCTGCAGCCATTGCCCTACTTAAGCAAATGGCTTGGATTACCCCTTCCGTGGCAGATACCTTGGAGTCGATGTTT